Proteins found in one Acidimicrobiales bacterium genomic segment:
- a CDS encoding DUF3107 domain-containing protein, with protein sequence MDVRIGVIYTGKELEVELPDETNRDEISKLIDAAVSGTNPVLWLTDRKGKTVGVPSDRIAYVELGRSNADRKVGFGA encoded by the coding sequence GTGGACGTCCGCATTGGTGTCATCTACACAGGCAAGGAGCTCGAGGTCGAGCTGCCCGACGAGACGAACCGCGACGAGATCTCCAAGCTGATCGACGCGGCCGTGTCGGGCACCAACCCGGTGCTGTGGCTCACCGATCGCAAGGGCAAGACCGTCGGCGTGCCCTCCGACCGCATTGCCTACGTCGAGCTCGGTCGGTCGAACGCGGACCGGAAGGTCGGCTTCGGCGCCTAA